In Montipora capricornis isolate CH-2021 chromosome 4, ASM3666992v2, whole genome shotgun sequence, a single genomic region encodes these proteins:
- the LOC138047087 gene encoding uncharacterized protein isoform X2, with translation MAGNAVRSRSRYSALCETAIFGRACRHEFPKRFINMKHGERLAYPVWILNNLLDEIHVSSQSLNVCILYDVACLLETHLQAQGQHHILQSVKLAIPIFHSYGHKANCQIKYSPRRVPGFGLTDGEVLERLWSYLRRFGKMTKEMWPNHRVDVLSDALLFYAKKKSANLGKLLSDHMKRAVVVIKDSEEELINLLASLTAPVRREEVAAWADQEAEWTGGLNKPVEHPSWTHGYVIYLKRYYEIRAKWEQESEPEKLQQLYAQMNKLERVLVDLEYKNGVTRRWTTSSEEYKIARDAASDRSKKAALINLHAKVIERWFLLSLKAKYADGHALSKRLSKQVTQATKSVRTALDNFNRLDCSPGWLLARSLEFDQVKNLEADVWLRSELISSASSEVPISVKRRAIDLFHLLDRGKEELDLLQEEMKNTVEHFTSQHRTLTTLILDSNISSLSKEAKGKNVFFKMKLLSVEGQLLELHNLFKGCIEISIPSFVFDQESIPVNSDREGDEDIDASDALLCLPESVDDALFSESECESDLGDELHDDRDSAFFSFSGT, from the exons ATGGCAGGGAATGCAGTCCGTTCAAGATCCCGCTATTCTGCACTCTGTGAAACGGCAATATTTGGGAGAGCTTGCCGCCATGAATTTCCCAAGAGGTTTATCAATATGAAGCACGGCGAAAG ACTTGCTTATCCAGTTTGGATTCTAAACAATCTTTTGgatgaaatacatgtaagcaGTCAGTCACTTAATGTGTGCATCCTTTATGATGTTGCATGCCTTTTGGAAACTCACCTGCAG GCTCAAGGGCAGCACCACATTTTGCAGTCTGTTAAGTTGGCAATTCCTATTTTTCATAGTTATGGACACAAAGCGAACTGCCAG ATTAAGTACAGTCCCCGGAGAGTACCTGGTTTTGGTCTCACTGATGGTGAAGTCCTCGAGAGACTTTGGTCCTATCTTCGAAGATTTGGAAAAATGACGAAGGAGATGTGGCCAAACCATAGGGTTGATGTGCTCTCCGATGCACTGTTGTTTTATGCCAAGAAGAAATCTGCTAACCTAG GTAAGCTGTTATCTGATCACATGAAGAGAGCAGTGGTGGTAATTAAAGATTCTGAGGAAGAATTGATTAACCTATTGGCCAGCCTCACAG CCCCAGTTCGAAGGGAAGAGGTTGCAGCATGGGCAGACCAGGAAGCAGAATGGACAGGAGGCTTAAACAAACCTGTTGAACATCCTTCGTGGACACATGGTTATGTAATATACTTGAAAAGGTACTATGAAATCCGAGCCAAGTGGGAGCAAGAATCCGAACCTGAAAAATTGCAGCAACTGTATGCTCAAATGAACAA GTTGGAACGTGTTCTGGTAGATTTAGAGTATAAGAATGGCGTCACTCGTCGGTGGACCACTTCTAGTGAGGAATACAAAATCGCGCGAGATGCTGCGTCCGACCGAAGTAAAAAGGCTGCTTTGATAAACCTACATGCCAAAGTTATTGAGCGGTGGTTCCTATTAAGTTTAAAGGCAAAATATGCAG atggTCATGCTCTTTCCAAACGGCTTTCAAAGCAGGTTACACAAGCCACAAAATCTGTGCGCACTGCTCTCGATAATTTCAACCGCCTGGATTGCAGCCCTGGTTGGTTATTGGCGCGATCCCTTGAGTTCGACCAAGTAAAGAACTTGGAAGCAGACGTGTGGCTAAGAAGTGAATTAATCAGTTCAGCCTCGTCAGAAGTCCCAATATCGGTCAAACGGAGGGCTATTGACTTGTTTCATTTGCTCGATCGAGGAAAAGAAGAATTGGACTTGCTTCAGGAAGAAATGAAGAACACAGTAGAGCACTTTACCAGCCAACATAGAACCCTTACCACCTTGATATTAGATTCTAATATTTCTTCTTTATCTAAAGAGGCGAAAGGCAAAAATGTGTTctttaaaatgaaactgttatcTGTTGAAGGACAACTTTTAGAGCTTCATAATTTGTTCAAAGGTTGCATTGAAATCTCAATTCCAAGCTTTGTTTTTGACCAGGAGAGTATTCCTGTGAACAGTGATCGTGAAGGGGATGAAGATATTGATGCCTCTGACGCGTTGCTGTGTCTTCCAGAAAGTGTAGATGATGCTCTGTTCAGTGAATCTGAATGCGAGAGTGATTTAGGCGATGAATTACATGACGATAGAGACAgtgcttttttcagtttttctggAACTTAG
- the LOC138047087 gene encoding uncharacterized protein isoform X1, whose product MDALFIGRNKAAGKSVREPLFGTAVFDNELQVDDFVQQHPTTTGGKEECSDFMAGNAVRSRSRYSALCETAIFGRACRHEFPKRFINMKHGERLAYPVWILNNLLDEIHVSSQSLNVCILYDVACLLETHLQAQGQHHILQSVKLAIPIFHSYGHKANCQIKYSPRRVPGFGLTDGEVLERLWSYLRRFGKMTKEMWPNHRVDVLSDALLFYAKKKSANLGKLLSDHMKRAVVVIKDSEEELINLLASLTAPVRREEVAAWADQEAEWTGGLNKPVEHPSWTHGYVIYLKRYYEIRAKWEQESEPEKLQQLYAQMNKLERVLVDLEYKNGVTRRWTTSSEEYKIARDAASDRSKKAALINLHAKVIERWFLLSLKAKYADGHALSKRLSKQVTQATKSVRTALDNFNRLDCSPGWLLARSLEFDQVKNLEADVWLRSELISSASSEVPISVKRRAIDLFHLLDRGKEELDLLQEEMKNTVEHFTSQHRTLTTLILDSNISSLSKEAKGKNVFFKMKLLSVEGQLLELHNLFKGCIEISIPSFVFDQESIPVNSDREGDEDIDASDALLCLPESVDDALFSESECESDLGDELHDDRDSAFFSFSGT is encoded by the exons ATGGATGCATTGTTCATAGGTCGCAATAAAGCAGCTGGCAAAAGTGTGAGGGAACCCCTGTTTGGAACAGCAGTATTTGATAATGAGCTACAGGTTGATGATTTTGTGCAGCAACACCCAACAACCACTGGAGGAAAGGAG GAATGTAGTGACTTCATGGCAGGGAATGCAGTCCGTTCAAGATCCCGCTATTCTGCACTCTGTGAAACGGCAATATTTGGGAGAGCTTGCCGCCATGAATTTCCCAAGAGGTTTATCAATATGAAGCACGGCGAAAG ACTTGCTTATCCAGTTTGGATTCTAAACAATCTTTTGgatgaaatacatgtaagcaGTCAGTCACTTAATGTGTGCATCCTTTATGATGTTGCATGCCTTTTGGAAACTCACCTGCAG GCTCAAGGGCAGCACCACATTTTGCAGTCTGTTAAGTTGGCAATTCCTATTTTTCATAGTTATGGACACAAAGCGAACTGCCAG ATTAAGTACAGTCCCCGGAGAGTACCTGGTTTTGGTCTCACTGATGGTGAAGTCCTCGAGAGACTTTGGTCCTATCTTCGAAGATTTGGAAAAATGACGAAGGAGATGTGGCCAAACCATAGGGTTGATGTGCTCTCCGATGCACTGTTGTTTTATGCCAAGAAGAAATCTGCTAACCTAG GTAAGCTGTTATCTGATCACATGAAGAGAGCAGTGGTGGTAATTAAAGATTCTGAGGAAGAATTGATTAACCTATTGGCCAGCCTCACAG CCCCAGTTCGAAGGGAAGAGGTTGCAGCATGGGCAGACCAGGAAGCAGAATGGACAGGAGGCTTAAACAAACCTGTTGAACATCCTTCGTGGACACATGGTTATGTAATATACTTGAAAAGGTACTATGAAATCCGAGCCAAGTGGGAGCAAGAATCCGAACCTGAAAAATTGCAGCAACTGTATGCTCAAATGAACAA GTTGGAACGTGTTCTGGTAGATTTAGAGTATAAGAATGGCGTCACTCGTCGGTGGACCACTTCTAGTGAGGAATACAAAATCGCGCGAGATGCTGCGTCCGACCGAAGTAAAAAGGCTGCTTTGATAAACCTACATGCCAAAGTTATTGAGCGGTGGTTCCTATTAAGTTTAAAGGCAAAATATGCAG atggTCATGCTCTTTCCAAACGGCTTTCAAAGCAGGTTACACAAGCCACAAAATCTGTGCGCACTGCTCTCGATAATTTCAACCGCCTGGATTGCAGCCCTGGTTGGTTATTGGCGCGATCCCTTGAGTTCGACCAAGTAAAGAACTTGGAAGCAGACGTGTGGCTAAGAAGTGAATTAATCAGTTCAGCCTCGTCAGAAGTCCCAATATCGGTCAAACGGAGGGCTATTGACTTGTTTCATTTGCTCGATCGAGGAAAAGAAGAATTGGACTTGCTTCAGGAAGAAATGAAGAACACAGTAGAGCACTTTACCAGCCAACATAGAACCCTTACCACCTTGATATTAGATTCTAATATTTCTTCTTTATCTAAAGAGGCGAAAGGCAAAAATGTGTTctttaaaatgaaactgttatcTGTTGAAGGACAACTTTTAGAGCTTCATAATTTGTTCAAAGGTTGCATTGAAATCTCAATTCCAAGCTTTGTTTTTGACCAGGAGAGTATTCCTGTGAACAGTGATCGTGAAGGGGATGAAGATATTGATGCCTCTGACGCGTTGCTGTGTCTTCCAGAAAGTGTAGATGATGCTCTGTTCAGTGAATCTGAATGCGAGAGTGATTTAGGCGATGAATTACATGACGATAGAGACAgtgcttttttcagtttttctggAACTTAG